A single Argentina anserina chromosome 7, drPotAnse1.1, whole genome shotgun sequence DNA region contains:
- the LOC126801494 gene encoding nuclear pore complex protein NUP1 isoform X2 has protein sequence MATAAREETQKQKQPYDALGAGGKLRKTPFQRTTRTTPYDRPLSNGGGWISKLVDPAQKLLAYSAHRLFSTVFHKRLTPPPPPSSSAEVNHEARIMDKEQVSMDPSGALKGAIEQTSGARTAAAGDGFTLVEQMLEQKTFTRPEINRLKELLYSRTDDISIENLEKISEAIPSLPLVSHGRKEDFAKTPLQDKSANSNLVSTSVVSTTVLDENLASPVELAKAYMGSRPSKISPLMLGHRSQAAYDDPHNSRSVAFPSISSCMSVVPRFPSNGATPETGFATPRSRGRSAIHSMARTPYTRIQTHNTLKGFGSTVDSYCAPSSSSRSVWEQSQPSGSKQGALKRRFSVLDNDIGSIGPIRRIRPKPNLLSSRGLSSPMIKEACQNLSSSTKKPLLLGEPNHTSGNTLSENGDNAVPRAFFSTVSSQSSKAASRIFEHLDKITSPKEKSSDPKLLTMSDRSPTKLSPSMLRGQALKSLEHVDSLKFLENSHYKNSNNLDVSSNQMPNVTSQKHDKVTEDGPSRIVAPCANEVESATEKKDVLVKVKVASDIVVHPPGKKRAFKMSAHEYLELDDDDYSNNSRVSGSFADGRVMVDKTAAANLKKPVAPTEVTPPASFTLNQKSNSRASSGVYTVAPGALNILPKAQRSVKADKNNSDAEVPSRVPETLVSGSSSSAVTTSIFSTTYEVSNSLASQSPFSIMDPTANTSSGNKIATISAVTTSSSNLFTSVSALSFPVEPISKFPVSTTTAVTQVTENSSLELLRDKNKRDGSFANSSGSLFPFTSATAAGTVSSFMGASDAASCPAVTNQSVPTSFSSGSGSGPSPQAVPGFLFKSEPATASAVVTAKRSALELLDDKNKQGGIFSTVSSTPFGGTSATSASASSNKFGNFAAASTPTFTTQSLDSARSSGGNGTDSSALVSPPGTVVASPPQSAPIQPGSSASSSVFNFAGNTVVGSFTQSAPVQPGSSASSSVFKFAGNTVVDSLTQGAPVQPGSSASSLVFNFAGNTTFSNGSSALGSSTPSSGVNPSGSTTAPSTVFSIGWQPSTSSKFSSTLNSTSSSPAFQFGASSATASTNAVSTSFGASSSFGATSNAAAPFFGTPSASVSTSSSSPTLFGTPTVSAPTSNSLPTLFGTPTGSAPSTSSASAFGMSNGALSTGMFSFTPSTTTALSQPAFGNSNPAFGFPMAAAGNNDQMVSMEDSMAEDTVHASPPASFSQQSVVTPQSTPIFSAFGQQPVSTPPAPFVFGGSSNGFQFPSQQNPSPFQVSNPQNPSPFQSNSVGSSFSLGAADKSNRRIVKINRSKNRKK, from the exons atggcTACGGCAGCGCGGGAAGAGACgcagaagcagaagcagcCCTACGACGCCCTAGGTGCCGGCGGCAAGCTACGTAAGACGCCATTTCAGAGGACCACCCGAACGACGCCGTATGATCGCCCCCTGTCCAACGGCGGCGGCTGGATCTCCAAGCTCGTCGATCCGGCTCAGAAGCTTCTCGCCTACAGCGCCCACCGCCTCTTCTCCACCGTCTTCCACAAACGCCTcactccgccgccgccgccttcTTCCTCAG CAGAGGTGAATCATGAAGCGAGGATTATGGACAAGGAGCAAGTTTCCATG GATCCTTCTGGAGCACTAAAAGGTGCCATTGAGCAAACTAGTGGTGCAAGAACTGCCGCTGCTGGAGATGGCTTTACCTTGGTTGAGCAAATGTTGGAGCAGAAAACCTTTACCAG ACCTGAAATCAACCGATTGAAAGAGCTCTTGTACTCAAGAACTGATGATATATCTATTGAGAATTTAGAGAAAATATCTGAAGCTATACCTTCACTGCCATTGGTATCTCATGGCCGAAAGGAGGACTTTGCTAAAACACCATTGCAAGATAAAAGTGCCAATAGTAACCTTGTTTCAACCTCTGTTGTCAGTACAACT GTCCTTGACGAAAATTTAGCTTCACCTGTTGAGCTGGCAAAAGCTTACATGGGCAGTAGGCCTTCAAAAATATCTCCCCTAATGTTAGGTCATCGCAGTCAAGCAGCCTATGATGATCCACATAATTCAAGAAGTGTGGCATTTCCGTCCATATCATCGTGTATGTCGGTTGTTCCTAGATTTCCTAGCAATGGGGCAACACCAGAAACTGGTTTTGCAACGCCTAGGTCTCGTGGCAGATCTGCAATACACAGTATGGCTCGTACGCCATACACTCGAATTCAGACCCATAATACACTGAAG ggttttgggtCTACAGTTGATTCTTACTGTGCACCATCCTCATCATCTCGGTCTGTTTGGGAGCAGAGTCAACCTTCTGGATCTAAACAAGGG GCGTTAAAGCGAAGGTTCTCAGTTTTAGACAATGACATTGGATCTATTGGTCCTATCCGAAGAATTCGTCCAAAACCTAATCTTCTGTCATCTAGAGGCTTAAGCTCACCAATGATTAAAGAGGCTTGTCAAAACCTGTCATCTTCCACAAAGAAGCCACTTTTGTTGGGTGAACCCAATCATACTTCGGGAAACACATTATCAGAAAATGGGGACAATGCAGTTCCTCGGGCATTTTTTTCAACTGTTTCGTCTCAGTCCAGCAAAGCAGCTTCCAGAATTTTTGAGCATCTGGATAAGATCACCTCTCCAAAGGAGAAATCGTCTGACCCCAAGTTACTTACTATGAGTGATAGATCACCAACTAAGCTGTCACCCTCCATGCTACGTGGTCAGGCTCTGAAAAGTCTGGAGCATGTGGATTCGTTGAAATTTCTGGAAAATTCCCATTATAAAAATAGTAATAATTTGGATGTTTCATCTAATCAGATGCCAAATGTTACATCTCAAAAGCATGACAAGGTTACAGAAGATGGTCCATCAAGGATTGTTGCTCCATGTGCCAATGAAGTAGAATCCGCAACAGAAAAGAAGGATGTTTTGGTAAAGGTTAAAGTTGCATCAGACATTGTTGTTCATCCTCCTGGAAAGAAACGGGCGTTCAAGATGAGTGCTCATGAG TATCTGGAGCTGGATGATGATGACTATTCCAATAACTCTCGTGTGTCTGGTTCATTTGCTGATGGGAGAGTGATGGTGGATAAGACTGCAGCTGCTAATCTAAAGAAGCCAGTAGCTCCCACTGAAGTCACACCTCCTGCATCTTTTACATTAAACCAGAAGTCCAATAGCAGAGCGTCTAGTGG TGTATATACAGTTGCACCTGGTGCATTGAATATCCTACCAAAAGCACAGAGATCAGTTAAAGCTGATAAGAATAATTCAGACGCTGAGGTCCCTTCAAGGGTACCAGAAACTCTTGTGTCaggatcatcatcatcagcagTGACCACGAGCATATTTTCTACGACTTATGAAGTCTCCAACAGTTTGGCAAGTCAAAGTCCTTTCAGCATAATGGACCCTACTGCCAACACTAGCAGTGGTAACAAAATTGCTACTATTAGTGCCGTTACCACCAGCAGTAGTAATCTTTTCACCTCAGTCTCAGCGCTGTCCTTTCCAGTGGAACCTATTTCTAAATTTCCAGTCTCCACTACAACTGCTGTGACCCAAGTTACAGAAAATTCTTCGTTGGAATTGTTAAGAGACAAGAACAAGCGAGACGGTAGTTTTGCGAATTCAAGTGGCTCTCTTTTTCCTTTCACTTCTGCTACCGCTGCAGGCACAGTTAGTAGCTTTATGGGAGCTTCTGATGCTGCGTCCTGCCCTGCTGTGACCAATCAGTCAGTCCCTACTTCCTTTAGTTCTGGTAGTGGATCCGGTCCTAGTCCCCAGGCAGTACCTGGATTCTTGTTCAAATCTGAACCAGCAACTGCTTCAGCTGTTGTAACGGCAAAAAGGTCTGCGTTGGAACTTTTAGATGATAAGAATAAGCAAGGTGGGATCTTTAGTACTGTAAGCAGCACCCCATTTGGTGGCACATCTGCAACAAGTGCAAGCGCATCAAGTAACAAATTTGGAAATTTTGCTGCTGCTTCTACGCCTACCTTTACTACTCAGTCATTGGATTCTGCTCGTTCTAGTGGTGGCAATGGAACTGATTCTAGTGCCCTAGTGTCCCCTCCTGGGACTGTAGTTGCGTCTCCCCCACAGAGTGCACCTATTCAACCTGGTTCTTCAGCTTCCAGTTCTGTTTTCAATTTTGCCGGAAATACAGTAGTTGGTTCTTTCACACAGAGTGCACCTGTTCAACCTGGTTCTTCAGCTTCCAGTTCGGTTTTCAAATTTGCCGGAAATACAGTAGTTGATTCTCTCACACAGGGTGCACCTGTTCAACCTGGTTCTTCAGCTTCCAGTTTGGTTTTTAATTTTGCTGGAAATACAACTTTCTCTAATGGGAGCTCTGCACTTGGTTCTTCTACCCCCTCTTCTGGAGTCAACCCAAGCGGCTCCACTACTGCTCCAAGTACTGTATTTAGTATCGGGTGGCAACCTTCTACATCTTCTAAATTTTCTTCCACACTAAATTCTACATCTTCGTCACCTGCATTTCAATTCGGTGCATCTTCAGCCACTGCCTCAACCAACGCTGTATCTACTTCATTTGGAGCATCGTCAAGTTTTGGTGCTACCTCTAACGCTGCAGCCCCGTTTTTTGGAACGCCCTCTGCCTCTGTTTCTACATCCAGCAGTTCACCTACTTTGTTTGGAACACCCACAGTTTCTGCTCCTACATCCAACAGTTTACCTACTTTGTTCGGAACACCCACAGGTTCTGCTCCAAGTACCAGCAGTGCATCGGCTTTTGGAATGTCCAATGGTGCATTGTCAACTGGCATGTTCTCCTTCACACCATCTACAACTACTGCCCTATCACAGCCTGCATTTGGTAACTCTAATCCTGCATTTGGATTTCCTATGGCTGCGGCGGGTAATAATGATCAAATGGTGAGCATGGAAGATAGCATGGCTGAAGACACTGTTCATGCATCCCCGCCCGCTTCCTTTTCTCAACAGTCTGTCGTGACTCCTCAATCTACACCCATATTCTCAGCATTTGGCCAACAGCCCGTGTCAACCCCACCAGCTCCCTTTGTATTCGGAGGTTCATCAAATGGCTTCCAGTTTCCGAGCCAACAGAACCCATCACCATTTCAGGTGTCCAACCCGCAGAACCCTTCACCATTTCAATCTAATAGTGTAGGCAGTAGCTTCTCATTGGGTGCCGCTGACAAGTCCAATAGAAGGATAGTGAAGATTAATCGCAGCAAGAACAGGAAGAAGtaa
- the LOC126801494 gene encoding nuclear pore complex protein NUP1 isoform X3, with protein MATAAREETQKQKQPYDALGAGGKLRKTPFQRTTRTTPYDRPLSNGGGWISKLVDPAQKLLAYSAHRLFSTVFHKRLTPPPPPSSSEVNHEARIMDKEQVSMDPSGALKGAIEQTSGARTAAAGDGFTLVEQMLEQKTFTRPEINRLKELLYSRTDDISIENLEKISEAIPSLPLVSHGRKEDFAKTPLQDKSANSNLVSTSVVSTTVLDENLASPVELAKAYMGSRPSKISPLMLGHRSQAAYDDPHNSRSVAFPSISSCMSVVPRFPSNGATPETGFATPRSRGRSAIHSMARTPYTRIQTHNTLKGFGSTVDSYCAPSSSSRSVWEQSQPSGSKQGALKRRFSVLDNDIGSIGPIRRIRPKPNLLSSRGLSSPMIKEACQNLSSSTKKPLLLGEPNHTSGNTLSENGDNAVPRAFFSTVSSQSSKAASRIFEHLDKITSPKEKSSDPKLLTMSDRSPTKLSPSMLRGQALKSLEHVDSLKFLENSHYKNSNNLDVSSNQMPNVTSQKHDKVTEDGPSRIVAPCANEVESATEKKDVLVKVKVASDIVVHPPGKKRAFKMSAHEYLELDDDDYSNNSRVSGSFADGRVMVDKTAAANLKKPVAPTEVTPPASFTLNQKSNSRASSGVYTVAPGALNILPKAQRSVKADKNNSDAEVPSRVPETLVSGSSSSAVTTSIFSTTYEVSNSLASQSPFSIMDPTANTSSGNKIATISAVTTSSSNLFTSVSALSFPVEPISKFPVSTTTAVTQVTENSSLELLRDKNKRDGSFANSSGSLFPFTSATAAGTVSSFMGASDAASCPAVTNQSVPTSFSSGSGSGPSPQAVPGFLFKSEPATASAVVTAKRSALELLDDKNKQGGIFSTVSSTPFGGTSATSASASSNKFGNFAAASTPTFTTQSLDSARSSGGNGTDSSALVSPPGTVVASPPQSAPIQPGSSASSSVFNFAGNTVVGSFTQSAPVQPGSSASSSVFKFAGNTVVDSLTQGAPVQPGSSASSLVFNFAGNTTFSNGSSALGSSTPSSGVNPSGSTTAPSTVFSIGWQPSTSSKFSSTLNSTSSSPAFQFGASSATASTNAVSTSFGASSSFGATSNAAAPFFGTPSASVSTSSSSPTLFGTPTVSAPTSNSLPTLFGTPTGSAPSTSSASAFGMSNGALSTGMFSFTPSTTTALSQPAFGNSNPAFGFPMAAAGNNDQMVSMEDSMAEDTVHASPPASFSQQSVVTPQSTPIFSAFGQQPVSTPPAPFVFGGSSNGFQFPSQQNPSPFQVSNPQNPSPFQSNSVGSSFSLGAADKSNRRIVKINRSKNRKK; from the exons atggcTACGGCAGCGCGGGAAGAGACgcagaagcagaagcagcCCTACGACGCCCTAGGTGCCGGCGGCAAGCTACGTAAGACGCCATTTCAGAGGACCACCCGAACGACGCCGTATGATCGCCCCCTGTCCAACGGCGGCGGCTGGATCTCCAAGCTCGTCGATCCGGCTCAGAAGCTTCTCGCCTACAGCGCCCACCGCCTCTTCTCCACCGTCTTCCACAAACGCCTcactccgccgccgccgccttcTTCCTCAG AGGTGAATCATGAAGCGAGGATTATGGACAAGGAGCAAGTTTCCATG GATCCTTCTGGAGCACTAAAAGGTGCCATTGAGCAAACTAGTGGTGCAAGAACTGCCGCTGCTGGAGATGGCTTTACCTTGGTTGAGCAAATGTTGGAGCAGAAAACCTTTACCAG ACCTGAAATCAACCGATTGAAAGAGCTCTTGTACTCAAGAACTGATGATATATCTATTGAGAATTTAGAGAAAATATCTGAAGCTATACCTTCACTGCCATTGGTATCTCATGGCCGAAAGGAGGACTTTGCTAAAACACCATTGCAAGATAAAAGTGCCAATAGTAACCTTGTTTCAACCTCTGTTGTCAGTACAACT GTCCTTGACGAAAATTTAGCTTCACCTGTTGAGCTGGCAAAAGCTTACATGGGCAGTAGGCCTTCAAAAATATCTCCCCTAATGTTAGGTCATCGCAGTCAAGCAGCCTATGATGATCCACATAATTCAAGAAGTGTGGCATTTCCGTCCATATCATCGTGTATGTCGGTTGTTCCTAGATTTCCTAGCAATGGGGCAACACCAGAAACTGGTTTTGCAACGCCTAGGTCTCGTGGCAGATCTGCAATACACAGTATGGCTCGTACGCCATACACTCGAATTCAGACCCATAATACACTGAAG ggttttgggtCTACAGTTGATTCTTACTGTGCACCATCCTCATCATCTCGGTCTGTTTGGGAGCAGAGTCAACCTTCTGGATCTAAACAAGGG GCGTTAAAGCGAAGGTTCTCAGTTTTAGACAATGACATTGGATCTATTGGTCCTATCCGAAGAATTCGTCCAAAACCTAATCTTCTGTCATCTAGAGGCTTAAGCTCACCAATGATTAAAGAGGCTTGTCAAAACCTGTCATCTTCCACAAAGAAGCCACTTTTGTTGGGTGAACCCAATCATACTTCGGGAAACACATTATCAGAAAATGGGGACAATGCAGTTCCTCGGGCATTTTTTTCAACTGTTTCGTCTCAGTCCAGCAAAGCAGCTTCCAGAATTTTTGAGCATCTGGATAAGATCACCTCTCCAAAGGAGAAATCGTCTGACCCCAAGTTACTTACTATGAGTGATAGATCACCAACTAAGCTGTCACCCTCCATGCTACGTGGTCAGGCTCTGAAAAGTCTGGAGCATGTGGATTCGTTGAAATTTCTGGAAAATTCCCATTATAAAAATAGTAATAATTTGGATGTTTCATCTAATCAGATGCCAAATGTTACATCTCAAAAGCATGACAAGGTTACAGAAGATGGTCCATCAAGGATTGTTGCTCCATGTGCCAATGAAGTAGAATCCGCAACAGAAAAGAAGGATGTTTTGGTAAAGGTTAAAGTTGCATCAGACATTGTTGTTCATCCTCCTGGAAAGAAACGGGCGTTCAAGATGAGTGCTCATGAG TATCTGGAGCTGGATGATGATGACTATTCCAATAACTCTCGTGTGTCTGGTTCATTTGCTGATGGGAGAGTGATGGTGGATAAGACTGCAGCTGCTAATCTAAAGAAGCCAGTAGCTCCCACTGAAGTCACACCTCCTGCATCTTTTACATTAAACCAGAAGTCCAATAGCAGAGCGTCTAGTGG TGTATATACAGTTGCACCTGGTGCATTGAATATCCTACCAAAAGCACAGAGATCAGTTAAAGCTGATAAGAATAATTCAGACGCTGAGGTCCCTTCAAGGGTACCAGAAACTCTTGTGTCaggatcatcatcatcagcagTGACCACGAGCATATTTTCTACGACTTATGAAGTCTCCAACAGTTTGGCAAGTCAAAGTCCTTTCAGCATAATGGACCCTACTGCCAACACTAGCAGTGGTAACAAAATTGCTACTATTAGTGCCGTTACCACCAGCAGTAGTAATCTTTTCACCTCAGTCTCAGCGCTGTCCTTTCCAGTGGAACCTATTTCTAAATTTCCAGTCTCCACTACAACTGCTGTGACCCAAGTTACAGAAAATTCTTCGTTGGAATTGTTAAGAGACAAGAACAAGCGAGACGGTAGTTTTGCGAATTCAAGTGGCTCTCTTTTTCCTTTCACTTCTGCTACCGCTGCAGGCACAGTTAGTAGCTTTATGGGAGCTTCTGATGCTGCGTCCTGCCCTGCTGTGACCAATCAGTCAGTCCCTACTTCCTTTAGTTCTGGTAGTGGATCCGGTCCTAGTCCCCAGGCAGTACCTGGATTCTTGTTCAAATCTGAACCAGCAACTGCTTCAGCTGTTGTAACGGCAAAAAGGTCTGCGTTGGAACTTTTAGATGATAAGAATAAGCAAGGTGGGATCTTTAGTACTGTAAGCAGCACCCCATTTGGTGGCACATCTGCAACAAGTGCAAGCGCATCAAGTAACAAATTTGGAAATTTTGCTGCTGCTTCTACGCCTACCTTTACTACTCAGTCATTGGATTCTGCTCGTTCTAGTGGTGGCAATGGAACTGATTCTAGTGCCCTAGTGTCCCCTCCTGGGACTGTAGTTGCGTCTCCCCCACAGAGTGCACCTATTCAACCTGGTTCTTCAGCTTCCAGTTCTGTTTTCAATTTTGCCGGAAATACAGTAGTTGGTTCTTTCACACAGAGTGCACCTGTTCAACCTGGTTCTTCAGCTTCCAGTTCGGTTTTCAAATTTGCCGGAAATACAGTAGTTGATTCTCTCACACAGGGTGCACCTGTTCAACCTGGTTCTTCAGCTTCCAGTTTGGTTTTTAATTTTGCTGGAAATACAACTTTCTCTAATGGGAGCTCTGCACTTGGTTCTTCTACCCCCTCTTCTGGAGTCAACCCAAGCGGCTCCACTACTGCTCCAAGTACTGTATTTAGTATCGGGTGGCAACCTTCTACATCTTCTAAATTTTCTTCCACACTAAATTCTACATCTTCGTCACCTGCATTTCAATTCGGTGCATCTTCAGCCACTGCCTCAACCAACGCTGTATCTACTTCATTTGGAGCATCGTCAAGTTTTGGTGCTACCTCTAACGCTGCAGCCCCGTTTTTTGGAACGCCCTCTGCCTCTGTTTCTACATCCAGCAGTTCACCTACTTTGTTTGGAACACCCACAGTTTCTGCTCCTACATCCAACAGTTTACCTACTTTGTTCGGAACACCCACAGGTTCTGCTCCAAGTACCAGCAGTGCATCGGCTTTTGGAATGTCCAATGGTGCATTGTCAACTGGCATGTTCTCCTTCACACCATCTACAACTACTGCCCTATCACAGCCTGCATTTGGTAACTCTAATCCTGCATTTGGATTTCCTATGGCTGCGGCGGGTAATAATGATCAAATGGTGAGCATGGAAGATAGCATGGCTGAAGACACTGTTCATGCATCCCCGCCCGCTTCCTTTTCTCAACAGTCTGTCGTGACTCCTCAATCTACACCCATATTCTCAGCATTTGGCCAACAGCCCGTGTCAACCCCACCAGCTCCCTTTGTATTCGGAGGTTCATCAAATGGCTTCCAGTTTCCGAGCCAACAGAACCCATCACCATTTCAGGTGTCCAACCCGCAGAACCCTTCACCATTTCAATCTAATAGTGTAGGCAGTAGCTTCTCATTGGGTGCCGCTGACAAGTCCAATAGAAGGATAGTGAAGATTAATCGCAGCAAGAACAGGAAGAAGtaa